The Blattabacterium cuenoti genomic interval TTTATCTTTAAGAGATAAAAATTATTTGAAAATAAAATGTTTTAATATAATTAAATGTCAATTAAAAAAATTTGAAAATGAAAGATAAATGAAACTTTCTTTTATGAAGAAAAAAATTCATATTTATACAGATGGATCATCAAAAGGGAATCCAGGAATAGGAGGGTATGGTGTATTTATTGAAATTTTTTATAAAAATTATTATAAAAAAATTATTATTTCGGAAGGATTTCGTTTTACAACTAATAACAGAATGGAGTTATTGGCAGTAATAATTGGATTAGAAAAAATAAAAAAAAAAAATATTATTGTATTTACTGATTCTAAATACATTGTTAATACTATTCAAAAGGGGTGGATTTATAAATGGAAAAAAGACAATTTTTTAAATAAAAAAAATGTAGACTTATGGAAAAGATTATTAAATGTTTTTGATAAAAGGTTCATTTTTTTTCATTGGATAAAATCTCATAATAATCATTACATTAATGATTATTGTGATAGACTATCTATAGCCGCATCAAAAAATATTTTATTGAAAATTGACTATACATATGAAAAACAAAATTATAAAGATAAAAATATTTAATTATAATTTTTTTGTCTTATTATTTCATATAGAATTATAGACATAGCATTACTTACATTTAAAGAGTCTATGTTACCAAACATAGGAATTTTTAAAATTTTATTTGCTATTTTAAACCAAATATTAGATACCCCATTTTTTTCAGAACCAAAAATAACAGCAATTCTAGAATAGGGAAATTTATATTTAAATAAATTATACGATTTTTTATGAAATCCAGTAACTATGATATTAATATTATTTTCTTTCAACCAATGAATAACTGACTTTATATTTTTTATATAAAAAACATTTCTATTAAAAATACATCCTAAACTACATCTAATAACATTAGGATTAAAAATATATGTTTTCATATTAGATAAAATAATTATTTTTAATCCTAATGCATTAGCCGTTCTTAACATCGCACCTAAATTTCCAGGTTTTTCTATCCCATCTAATATAAGAATTAAAGAATTCTTATCAGTAAGTTCAACTTCGTACAAATCATATAATGGCTTGTCTTTAAATAAAGCTATAATTCCACCTGAATTTTCTCTATATGCTAATTTTTTAAATATTTTCATATTTATATAATAAGTAATATCACGATATGATTCTATTATATAATTATTGTATTTGTGAAAAACATCGTTACATATAAAAATTCTTATTGGAAAAAATTTATTATTTATAGCAAATTTAAATTCTCTTAATCCTTCTACAATAAAATATTTATTTCTTTTTTTTAAATTTTTTTTTAAATCTTTAATTTTAGCATTTTGCATGCTTTCAATCTTTTTCATATTTTTATATGTAAATGACAAAAGTGTATAAAATAAATGATATAATTTATATGAAATTAGCTATTGAAAAATCTAAATTTTCTTTGTGTAAAAAAAAAAAGTAGGATCTATAATAGTAAAAAACAATAAAATTATATCTTATGGATATAATTATTTTCCTGATGAAAATAATTATGTATGTGAAGATGAAAACGGAAATACTAAATGGAATGTTATTCATGCAGAAGCATCTGCTATATTAAAAACAGCATCAAATTATTTTTCTTCTTGTAAAGGAGCAACTATGTATAGTACACATTTTCCATGTAAAGATTGCAGTAAATTGATATATTTATCTGATATTAAAAAAGTCTTTTATTTTTATCCAAAAAAAGATAAAGAAGTTATACTTTTTTTTAAAAAAATTAAAGTATCAATAAAAAAACTTATTATATAAAATAAACCCAAGTGGCGAAATTAGGTATACGCTCTGAACTCAAAATTCAGTGATTTTCATTATCTTGTGGGTTCGATCCCCACCTTGGGTATTTTTAAAATAAAAAATATCTTTGAGCCAATGGCAAAGTTTTAGAAGGTTTAGAAATTATTTTCTCTCCATCTATATATACACTATAATTTTTTGTATCAATTTCAATATTTGGAGTTTTTTCATTTAGTACCATATCTTTTTTATACAAATTCCTGCATCCTTTTATAATTTTTACACTTTTTTTTATTTCATTTTTTTGGAAAAAAGTATCATATATAGAATTTTTATAAACAAAAATACTACTTAATTTTGGATCAAAATATCCAAACATTTTTCTATACATAAAAGGCTGAGGAGTAGGAATAGTAGCATTTGTATCACCTACACAAGCACATACAATCATCCCACTTTTTATAACTATTTCAGGTTTAACTCCAAAAAAAGAAGGTTTCCATAATACTATATCTGCCATTTTTCCAACTTGTACAGATCCCACATATTCTGAAATTCCATGAGTGATAGCAGGATTTATTGTATATTTAGATATATACCTTTTTACTCTAAAATTATCGTTCTTACTGTAAGAATCTTCTATAAGACATCCTCTTTCTTTTTTCATTTTATCAGCAGTTTGCCAAGTTCTTTTTACTACTTCGCCTATTCTTCCCATAGCTTGAGAGTCTGAACTTGTCATACTTATAGCTCCAATATCATGAAGTATTCCTTCTGCTGCAATTGTTCCATATCTTATACGAGATTTAGCAAAAGCAACATCTTCTGGCAAATTAGGATCTAAATGATGACATATCATTAACATATCTAAATGTTCATCTATTGTATTACAAGTAAAAGGCATCGTAGGACTAGTAGAAGAAGGTAAAATATTTTTATGTGATATAACTTTCAATAAGTCTGGAGAATGGCCTCCACCTGCTCCTTCTGTATGATAAGTATGAATTGTACGATTTTTAAATACATTTAAAGTATCCTCTATATATCCTGATTCATTTAATGAATCTGTATGTATATTAACTTGAACATCTAATTTTTCCGCTACATCTAAACATTTATCAATAACATAAGGAGTACTCCCCCAATCTTCGTGAATTTTCAATCCACCTCCTCCAGACACTAATTGCTCTATTAATGCTTTAGGATTAGAACTATTTCCACTTGCAAGAATAATTAAATTAATAGGAATATGATCAGTACTTTTTAACATTTTTTGAATATTCCAAACTCCTGAAGTACAATTAGTTGCTATTGTTCCAGTAGTTGGACCTGACCCTCCACCAATAATAGTAGTTGTACCATTTTCTAATGCTACTTTAAATAATTGTGGACATATGTAATGTACGTGACTATCTACACTTCCAGCTGTAACAATCATATTTTCTGCAGAAATAACTTCAGTCCCAGATCCTATATACATGTTTGGAGTGACCCCATCCATAAAATATGGATTTCCAGATTTTCCTATAGAAATAATTTTTCCATCTTTAATTCCAATATCAGCTTTTATAATACCCCAATAATCAATAATTATTGCGTTAGTCAATACTAAATCTGGAATACCATCATCTCTGGTAGCTAATGGATGTTGACCCATTCCATCTCTAATTACTTTTCCACCACCAAAAACACATTCATCTCCATAAACAGTGTGGTCTTTTTCTATTTCAATCCATAAAGATGTATCCCCTAGTCTAATTTTGTCTCCTTTAGTTGGGCCATACATACTTGCATAAGAAACTCTATCTATTTTTTTCATACTATTGAATTTTCTTTTCCTGAAAAACCATAAATTTTTTTATTTCCTCCTATTTCTACAAGCATAATTTTTTTTGTTTCTCCTGGTTCAAATCTTACTGATCTTCCAGATGGAACATCTAATCTGTATCCTTTAGTACCTATTCTTTCAAAAAGTAGAGCAGTATTTGTTTCATAAAAGTGAAAATGTGAACCTACCTGAATAGGTCTATTTCCTGAATTATATATTACTCTTTCTATACGTGATCTATTAGGAAGTAAAACAATATCTTCTGTAAGAAGACGATATTCTCCTGGTATCATCTCAGAAGTATTTTTTTTTACTCTTTTAATAGGATTATGTATTGTAACTAATTTTGTTCCATCTGGAAAAGTTGCTTCTATTTGAACATTATTTAATAATTCATATACTCCATCCATAATGTGTTCATCACTCAAAATATTTCCAGCTTCATACATTAAATCTTTAACGCTTTTTCCATCACGTGCTCCTTCCATAACATAATGAGTAATTAAAGCTAAAGTTTCAGGATAATTTAATTTCAATCCTCTTTTTAAACGTTTTTTTGCTAATTCTCCAGCAACATATAGGAGAATTTTTTCCTTTTCATAAGAAGTTAAATGCATAATACTTTCTTAAAGTTTTTATTATTTGTTATGGGAATCGTTATTATAAAATTAATTAATAAATATATTATTTTTTGTTTTTATTTATGTCACTATTTATGTTAACGAAATAAGAGAAAAAAAATATACTTAATAAAAAAAATTATTATAGTATGTTAAATAAAAATAAAGAAAAATAATATTTAATTTTTTATTCATATAAACATATAAAATTAATGAATATCACAATAAAATATTTATTATATTGAAAAAAATATAATTTTAATACAAAAAAAAGATAAAAATAACAATGGCTCCATAAATTATTATTATTTTTGTTACCCTTTTTAAGAAAAAAAAGACAGTAAAAAATAATTAAAAAATGCAAGTTTTAAAATTTGGAGGAAGTTCAGTAGCTAGTTCAAATTCTATAAATCGTATTTGTTCTTTATTAGAAAAAAAACCTAAAGGAAGATATGCAATAGTTGTATCTGCTTTAGGAGATATAACTGATCAATTAATACAATGTGGCAAACTAGCTTCTGAAAGAAAAAATCTGTATAAAAATTTATTAGAAAAAATTGAAATACGTCATATTAACATTATTAGAGAATTATTTCCAATTACTTATCAAAGTCATTTAATCAGTTGGATAAAAAAAAACATTAATGAATTAGAAAGCTTATGTGACGGAATTTTTCAGGTAGAAGAATTATCTAAACGTTCTCTAGATAAAATTATGAGTTTTGGTGAACTAAGTTCTTCTTTTCTAATTTCAGAAAAATTAAAACAATATGGATTAGATGCTGTTTGTAAAGATAGTAGAGATTTAATTGTTACTGATTCTCAATTTGGATGTGCACAAGTAGACTTTATTACTAGTAATCATCAAATAATTCAATTTTTTAGTGAAAAAATATCTAAATATGTTGTTCTTCCTGGATTTATAGGATCAACTATAGATAATGAAACAACTACATTAGGAAGAGGTGGATCTGATTACACATCTGCAATTTTAGCTGCTGCTATTTCTGCAAGTTTGCTGGAAATATGGACAGATGTTAGTGGAATGATGACAGCAAATCCAAAAGTAGTTAATCAAGCATTTCCTATAAAAGAAATATCTTATGAAGAAGCTATGGAATTATCTCATTTTGGAGCAAAAGTAATTTATCCTCCTACTATACAACCAGCTATGAAAAAAAATATTCCTATTCAAATTAAAAATACTTTTTCTCCTTTAGATACAGGAACTCTGATTTACATAAGAAAAAATACAAGTATTAGTCAACCAGTAACTGGAATTTCTGGAATTCAGAATATGGCTTTGCTAACATTAGAAGGAAGTGGAATGGTAGGAAATCCTGGATACTCAAAACGATTATTTGAAGCATTATCAAGAGAAGAAATAAATGTAATTTTCATAACTCAAAGTTCTTCAGAACATTCTATTACAACTGGAATTCATGATAAAAATATGATAAAAGCAAAGTCAGTAATAGATAGTGAATTTTCCCAAGAAATTAATCAAAAACATATAGAACCGTTGAGAATAGAAAAGGATCTTTGTATTATTGCAGTAGTAGGAGATAATATGAAAAATCTTCATGGAACTAGTGGAAAAATGTTCTCTTCTTTAGGAAGAAATAGTATAAACGTACGGGCAATTGCACAAGGATCTACTGAAAAAAATATATCTGCTGTAATTAGAAAAGAAGATTTTAAAAAAGCATTAAATACTTTACACGAAGCTTTTTTTGAAAGTCCTCCAAAACAAATTAATCTTTTTATTTGTGGAGTAGGAAAAGTAGGAAGTAAATTACTAGAACAAATAGATAAACAACAAAATTATTTATTGAAAGAACTAAAGTTACAGGTTAGAATTATAGGATTAGCTAATAGCACAAAAATGTATTTCAATGAAAATGGAATAAATATAAATAAAAATAAATGGAATCATAATTTGAATACATATGGGAACAAAATGAATATATATTCTTTTATGAAAGAAGTATGTAAATTCAATTTAAGAAATAGTTTATTTGTTGATAATACAGCCAGTGAAGAAATGGCGATGACTTATGATAAATTTCTAAAGAATGGAATAGGAGTTATTACTTGTAATAAAATAGCTTGTTCTTCAAACTATAATAATTATAAAAAATTAAAAATACTTTCTAGACACTTTAATGCTCCATTTTTATTTGAAACTAATGTAGGTGCTAGTTTACCAGTTATTAGTACTTTAAATGATCTTATTAATAGTGGAGATCAAATTAATAAAATAGAAGCAGTATTATCAGGAAGTTTAAATTTTATATTCAATCATTTTGTACACAATGAATCTTTTTCCGATATAGTAAAAGAAGCTCAATTAAAAGGATATACTGAACCAGATCCTAGGATTGACCTAAGTGGATTAGACGTAATGAGAAAAATACTTATTTTAGCAAGAGAATGTGGGTCTTCATTAGAATTAAATGATATACAAAAAAAATCTTTTATTCCTGAAAATTGTTATAAATCAAATTCAATTAAAAGTTTTTATAAAGCATTGCATAAATATGATAATTATTTTTTGAAAATTAGAAAAGAAGCAGAAAAAAATCAAAAACAATTACGTTTTGTAGCAAGAT includes:
- the thrA gene encoding bifunctional aspartate kinase/homoserine dehydrogenase I translates to MQVLKFGGSSVASSNSINRICSLLEKKPKGRYAIVVSALGDITDQLIQCGKLASERKNLYKNLLEKIEIRHINIIRELFPITYQSHLISWIKKNINELESLCDGIFQVEELSKRSLDKIMSFGELSSSFLISEKLKQYGLDAVCKDSRDLIVTDSQFGCAQVDFITSNHQIIQFFSEKISKYVVLPGFIGSTIDNETTTLGRGGSDYTSAILAAAISASLLEIWTDVSGMMTANPKVVNQAFPIKEISYEEAMELSHFGAKVIYPPTIQPAMKKNIPIQIKNTFSPLDTGTLIYIRKNTSISQPVTGISGIQNMALLTLEGSGMVGNPGYSKRLFEALSREEINVIFITQSSSEHSITTGIHDKNMIKAKSVIDSEFSQEINQKHIEPLRIEKDLCIIAVVGDNMKNLHGTSGKMFSSLGRNSINVRAIAQGSTEKNISAVIRKEDFKKALNTLHEAFFESPPKQINLFICGVGKVGSKLLEQIDKQQNYLLKELKLQVRIIGLANSTKMYFNENGININKNKWNHNLNTYGNKMNIYSFMKEVCKFNLRNSLFVDNTASEEMAMTYDKFLKNGIGVITCNKIACSSNYNNYKKLKILSRHFNAPFLFETNVGASLPVISTLNDLINSGDQINKIEAVLSGSLNFIFNHFVHNESFSDIVKEAQLKGYTEPDPRIDLSGLDVMRKILILARECGSSLELNDIQKKSFIPENCYKSNSIKSFYKALHKYDNYFLKIRKEAEKNQKQLRFVARYENGIAYVGLESVNKNHPFFHLEGKDNMVLYNTNRYSEQPLIIKGAGAGSEVTASGVFSDIIKATK
- a CDS encoding ribonuclease HI, which gives rise to MKKKIHIYTDGSSKGNPGIGGYGVFIEIFYKNYYKKIIISEGFRFTTNNRMELLAVIIGLEKIKKKNIIVFTDSKYIVNTIQKGWIYKWKKDNFLNKKNVDLWKRLLNVFDKRFIFFHWIKSHNNHYINDYCDRLSIAASKNILLKIDYTYEKQNYKDKNI
- a CDS encoding TrmH family RNA methyltransferase; protein product: MKKIESMQNAKIKDLKKNLKKRNKYFIVEGLREFKFAINNKFFPIRIFICNDVFHKYNNYIIESYRDITYYINMKIFKKLAYRENSGGIIALFKDKPLYDLYEVELTDKNSLILILDGIEKPGNLGAMLRTANALGLKIIILSNMKTYIFNPNVIRCSLGCIFNRNVFYIKNIKSVIHWLKENNINIIVTGFHKKSYNLFKYKFPYSRIAVIFGSEKNGVSNIWFKIANKILKIPMFGNIDSLNVSNAMSIILYEIIRQKNYN
- a CDS encoding deaminase, producing the protein MSYGYNYFPDENNYVCEDENGNTKWNVIHAEASAILKTASNYFSSCKGATMYSTHFPCKDCSKLIYLSDIKKVFYFYPKKDKEVILFFKKIKVSIKKLII
- a CDS encoding urease subunit gamma — its product is MHLTSYEKEKILLYVAGELAKKRLKRGLKLNYPETLALITHYVMEGARDGKSVKDLMYEAGNILSDEHIMDGVYELLNNVQIEATFPDGTKLVTIHNPIKRVKKNTSEMIPGEYRLLTEDIVLLPNRSRIERVIYNSGNRPIQVGSHFHFYETNTALLFERIGTKGYRLDVPSGRSVRFEPGETKKIMLVEIGGNKKIYGFSGKENSIV
- the ureC gene encoding urease subunit alpha; translation: MKKIDRVSYASMYGPTKGDKIRLGDTSLWIEIEKDHTVYGDECVFGGGKVIRDGMGQHPLATRDDGIPDLVLTNAIIIDYWGIIKADIGIKDGKIISIGKSGNPYFMDGVTPNMYIGSGTEVISAENMIVTAGSVDSHVHYICPQLFKVALENGTTTIIGGGSGPTTGTIATNCTSGVWNIQKMLKSTDHIPINLIILASGNSSNPKALIEQLVSGGGGLKIHEDWGSTPYVIDKCLDVAEKLDVQVNIHTDSLNESGYIEDTLNVFKNRTIHTYHTEGAGGGHSPDLLKVISHKNILPSSTSPTMPFTCNTIDEHLDMLMICHHLDPNLPEDVAFAKSRIRYGTIAAEGILHDIGAISMTSSDSQAMGRIGEVVKRTWQTADKMKKERGCLIEDSYSKNDNFRVKRYISKYTINPAITHGISEYVGSVQVGKMADIVLWKPSFFGVKPEIVIKSGMIVCACVGDTNATIPTPQPFMYRKMFGYFDPKLSSIFVYKNSIYDTFFQKNEIKKSVKIIKGCRNLYKKDMVLNEKTPNIEIDTKNYSVYIDGEKIISKPSKTLPLAQRYFLF